The stretch of DNA TGTTTAAGACAAGCAGGTTATGAAGCTTATCCAATAAAAGTCTATTCCAAATGGCCTTCTTGGTTTGTTCCAGGATCTTATCCGAGGGATTATCATTATATGGCATTATACAAAGATAATAATAAATGGTACGTAATGGATAATGGTCGAGGAAGTGGGCCTAGGGGAATAATCGGGCCTTTTAATTCAATAGAAGATTTACCCTATAAGATCCTGAATATAGAAGGAAAAAAGAAGTAAGGACTTTATACGGCAACGAGCTTATTAAACATTCCGCTCCTAACCAGTCACTCCAGCGGACGGCCAAAAGCCGCCGCTGAGTTCAGTCGTTATGTGAGAGGTACTCCCCATTGTCAAGACAAAAAATAGGGTTGTATATAGTGCATAGTTGAAGCCTGCACTGGGTTAATCTTTACTCGATCTTTGACATATATCTCATAAGGGGTCTGATACCCCAGGGAGTTATGAAGTCGTTCCATATTGTAGAAGAGGAAGTATTTGGCCAGGCCATTACGAGCCTCAGAGACCGTCTGGTAGTGATGGAGATAGACTTCCTCGTACTTGACAGACCTCCAGAGACGCTCAACAAAAATATTGTCGGAGTGCAAAAGGAGTGCAAAAGGAGGGACGTCCATTTGTAAATAAGTAATTCATTCTAGCAATCGGTAGTTTCTCTCTCTGTCTATCTTTTCCCCTCTTTTTTTCCCAGAATGTCTTTTCCGACTCGGTCCACGATTCTTGAGATCTCGACAGTCTTGCCCTTGTATTTTCGATCGGCCGCAACTTCGTTGCTGTCGTACTCAGAGACTATCTTTGGTGCCGAAACCGTCAGTGACGGTGGGGGCGAGGACGTGGAACTAGAGGTCGGGACAGTCGAACCAGTGCGGTAGCTTTGCGTGCCGGTCGGGGCACATGACGACAGATTGGTAATCAACAAGACCATCACCAGCCACGCGAAGGATAATAGACGAGCGCCCCTGGTATGTCCCTTTCGCAACGTGAACCAGGCGAAGACGTAGGGAAGGAAGAATATGCCGAGGCCCAGAGCGATGCCGACCTTACGTCCTTGGCTTTGGTCGACCTGCTGCTCGGCTCCTTCTCTGTGCATCGTCTCCGACACCTTGTCTTCCCCTTCCGTCGATGTGACAGAAGGAGTAGGTGGAAGCAAGGCCTCGATCTTTTGGATGTTCTGCTTGATGAGGATAGAGTCTGGCTCGAGTGATAGCGCCCGTCGGAGACATTCAAGAGCTTCCTCGTACTTGCTAAGACCATCGGCGAGCAAGAGTCCCTTCGTGTTCCAATAGTCTGATGAGTCGGGGTTCACGCGTAGTGCAGCTTCGATGAACTCGAGTCCGTCCTGCGCCAGATCGGCCGGCGGCTTTTCGAAAAGATCAAGATGGGTTTGGCATTCGACAAGCTTCTGCCTTGCATAAAGATGGTTCTGCTTGGCCTTGGCGAGCTTCGCTGTATCTACAGAGGTGGAAGCGACTTGGAGGGCGTCTTCCTCGTCCACGGCCTCGGAGGACAGAGGCGGGGGCACCTGCCGAGCGGGCTGACTGCCCGGAGGAAAGAGTCCCTTGACTGAGGCCGCCTTCCGCCAGTTTGGGAGTCCTTCTTTCCACACTAGGTCCGACGGCTTCAACTGACCTGATGCGGCCATCTGTTTGAGTTCTGATGGTGATACTGGCCCCACGGACTGCCCGGCTCTAATGTAGAACCATTCACTTCCCATGTTTCACCCCTTCCAGCGCAATAGGGTCGAAGTTCAAGATAATCTCCCTATCCTGTCCGCCCAACAATTAATCTATGAAATTACCTTTTGTAGTAAAAATGGCATAATCGTTGCGGAAAATCAATAAATAAATCCCTGTAAATTTAAAAGAGCTTCTTGATTGAGTTTCGCTTTTTATTTGTAATAACAAAAAAATGATTTTCGTATAATATCGTTAACTTAGTAAATATAAACTCGAACAGGACTTTGCTCGAAGGTCGAAAGGGTACGACTCTTAAAGCCTATATCAAGTTTGATGTTCCTCCCCTGATCCTAACCGTATTTAACAGATTACGTTAGATCCAATCTATACCATATTCCAAATGCAAATTATCACTTATTACAACTCCTAAATCCAGAAATCAATCAGAATTTTGTCAGGCGATATCAAAACGAGCACACAAAATCTATAAGATCAAGTTTCATCCATCAAAGGCTTTTAAATCTGATTTAAACCAGTCAGTCGTTTTATATTCTTGGAGAGGATCAATTCTTTTTCCCTATCCCCTATCGGCAGGGATAAAACCTTATTGAGTTCATTCTTCATCGTCCCAAAGGGGATATCTGAACCGAACAGGACCCGCTCCGGACCTATCTCCTGCACAAATTTCAGTATTACATCAGGACTGGCCAGGGAGGTATCAAAGTAGACATTCTCACATCCCTTGAAGGTCTGGAGGAAATCCAGGGGGCTTCCTCCCAACATCCCCATGTGGGGAATGATGATCTTTAGCGACTTGGTCCTCTTTACAAAGGCCTCAGTAAATGCCATTTCCTCCTCAAAGACAATGGGAAGGCCGATCTCCTCTGATTCCTCGATAAAATCATCCAACTTTGGGTCTTCCAAGACCCTATAGTTAGACGAGCAATCTTGAACGCCCCTGGTCCAATGCCACTTGCCCCCATAAAATCCCCTCTCCTTCGGTATGGGCCTCAGATCTTCGGGGATGTAGTAATATGGGATAAACCTATCTATCCTTTTTGTTTCCTCCAGAAGCCCCTCGTTTATCCCTTCATCTGCCAGGGCCTGAGAGGGAAAGGGGAAGATTACTATCCTTTCCACCTCGCTTTGCTGGGCCTGCCGCAGGAGTTCCTCGGTTGTCACATTAACGCCCAAGGTCACTGAGGGTCCCCAATGGGTGTGAGAGTCGATAATCTCCATCATCCTCCCCCTCCCCTTCTACCCTTTATCACCCATTATGCGGTGACAGATCTCACTCACCAGGCCATGAATGGCGTCGAGGGGGAGATGCTGGTCGATGCAGGCGTCGAAGATGACGTTGAGCCTGGCAGGAAACTCCTCATCCCCAGCCCAAAGGACCATGATCACCGGAACCCGGGGCAGGGCTGCAAAACGAAGACCCACATCCCCAAATCCCTCCTGAGTAGCCCCCAAAGATAACCCCTGAGCCAGAAAACCCTCGGGGTCCCGGCCATATCTTTCCACCAGGGGTTCTACGGGAAAGCGATGGGTCCCCTGAAAAAAGATCCTTCCTCCCCTTAGGTTACTCCCTCCCACCAGCTTGCCGGCCAGGGGGATCTCTTGGGCGCTGAGCAGGTAGGTGATGAGGGTCACCTTGAGGTCTATGGAGGGGCCTCCTGGGGGAATGGGACCCGTTAAGGGCTCAAATTCACGGTTGCGAGGGTGTATGCGGTAACGCTCCAACAAAAAGTCCAGGAGATAGGAGTTGGTGGAAGAATCAAATTGCGCCCCGCTGCGCCGGCATACATCATCAGGGTCCGCCTGGGCCAGGTTCTCCCAAAGGGATGGGTGCAAGAAATGAACGTGTTCTGTCATCATCCATCCTCCAAAGTAATGCAGGCTTTTATGATTATCAAAAGGGGGCCCTTTCGTCAACTCCCTCCCCTAGCGACCGGGGTTGGCTGTCTTTCATGACTCTGTTCTTCCATCGGGTCCCTCCATAATCTATTTTGCATCCTTGTATCTTTTGGTAATCCAGCAGTCAAATATTTTCAACCTTCAGCTACCTTTGGCATCCTCGGAGCAATGGTCCTCACTCTCTTTCTTTAATAATAAAACCATACACTGCATTTTACCCCACAGGAAAGAAAAATTGCAGAAAAAGGGAGTCGAGATATTGCAGGGTGGAACACTTTTCTTGATTTTGATGCAATGAATGGTTACAAAAAGATATCTTTAGAACTATAAAGAGGTTGTGATGATTCTTTTTTTATTCGCCTTTTTCCTCCTGTATGGTGCATTGCATCTGTATATATTCCTCAAGATCAAGGGTGCTTTGGTCTTCGGGACTGTGCCCAGCATTTTTCTGATATTTTTCATGGGGATAATGATATGCGCACCGGTTATTGTGCGCATATCCGAAAAACACGGGCTTGATTTTTCAGCGCGCCTTGTATCACATATCGGATATACATGGATGGGAATCGCGTTTTTGTTCTTTTCTTTTTCAGTCATTTTTGATTTGTATCGTTTTTTTGTGTATGGAGGTGCGCTTATTTTTCACAGGGATTTTTCCCATCTCGTTCCTTCACCACGATTCGCCTTTGTGGCCCCCCTGTTGGTTTCAACGATAATAGCTTCATACGGCTACTTTGAAGCACGGGATATTCGCACTGAAACAATAATCATAAAAACCTCAAAAATTCCAAAAGGGATCGGCAAGCTGACAATAGTACAGCTCTCTGATGTCCATCTTGGACTGATTGTGAGACAGGCCAGATTAAAAAGAATCCTGAAGGAAATAAAGCAGGCAAACCCGGCCATTCTCGTTTCAACCGGGGACCTTGTGGATGGACAGATCGATAGCCTCCCAGGGCTTGCAGAACTTTTGAAAACTATTAATCCCAAATACGGAAAATTTGCAATAACAGGGAACCATGAATTCTATGCCGGGATTGATCAGGCATTGAATTTTACAGAAAAAGCAGGGTTTTCAGTGTTAAGAGGAGAGGCACTCACCCTTGATGGGCTTATTAACATTGCTGGTGTCGATGATCCAGCTGGAAAGATCTTTGGTCTTTTCCGAGAAGTCTCGGAAAAGGAATTGCTCTCAGGATTGCCCCGTGAAAAGTTTACTTTACTGCTCAAACACAGACCCCTTGTGGACAAAAGTGCCCTTGGTCTTTTCGATCTCCAGCTTTCAGGACATACCCATAAAGGACAGATTTTCCCTTTCAGTCTCATTACACGGCTCTATTTCCCTGCTGACGCAGGGCGTTTTGATCTCACGAACAATTCTTATTTGTATGTAAGCAGAGGGGCAGGGACGTGGGGGCCTCCGATTCGCTTTTTATCACCGCCTGAAGTGACGGTAATTGAACTTGTCCATAATGATAGAAATTAAAACCATAGTATCCCCAGACCCTCTATTATGTTGCTGTTCATCTCTCATTCAAACTCAAACCCTTGCTCTACAAAAAGCCTCAAGCAAGCATCTACCGCCCTCGTATCATAAAGGATCCCCCTGTTTTTTGAGATTTCCTCTAATATCTTTTTTATATCGAAGGCCGGTCGATAAGGTCGGTGAAAGGACATAGCCTCTACAACATCAGCTACGGCTAAGATTCTTGCCTCCAGGAGAATGTCTTCACCTTTTAGACCCAAAGGATATCCAGAACCATCTATCCTCTCGTGGTGTTGAAGCACGATCTGGGCAACCGGCCATGAAAATTCTATTGTTCTTATTATTTCATAACCGGCCCGGGGGTGAGCTTTAACCATAGCGATTTCATCTTTTGTTAACCGATCGGGTTTACTGAGGATTTCAGCAGGTATAGATATCTTGCCGATATCATGAATAACTGCGGCTATGTGGATCCCATTGATCTGCTCTTCTGAAAGGCCCATCTCTTTGGCTATGGCACATGCCAAATTGGCCACACGTCGTTGATGACCAGCAGTATAGGGATCCCTCACTTCGATTGTTAATGCCATGGCTTGAATGATTTCCCCCATGGCTTTTCGTAACTTCTCCAGGCTATGTTTAAGCGCTTCTTCGGTCCTTTTGTGCTCAGCCGCCAATTCTTTCAAGTCAGCTATTTGTTGGCGCATTTCCACCAATTCATTTATGAGTTGCTCTTTTGTCTTGTGTTTGCCTTCCATCTCTAATACCTTATTAAAACAGACAATAATTTTACCTAATATATTTATAGCATTAAAATTTCTGTTTTGTGAAGAGATTTTAAGGTCTTGGAACGTCGAAGGTCATGGATATAAGGATTGTCCCATTAAACCGAAGGCGATCTTCGCAAAAAGAGTGCAAATCCTCCCACCCCCATCAACCCCACAAGGGCGCCGATAAAAAAGACTAAGGTGATGTTGAAAATCTCAGCCACTGCACCGGCCAATATCGGGCCAATGATCATTCCGATGCTATGGCACATAGTGAAGATGCTCATCAAGGTACCCATCCCCCCTATCCTCTTGCCCTCCTCCACGGCCAAGGCGGTGACAGCGGGCATGGAGATACCCCCTGATACACCCAGTAGGATGTTCACAAACAAGATTTCCCCAAAGTCCCTGGTCAGAGGCATAAGGAAAATGGCCCCCGCGGCCAGGCTTCCGCCGATGACCACAAACCCTCCTTTGCTGAACCTGTCGGTCAACATCCCACAGGGGGCCTGAAGCAGAGTGGCAATCAATACATTGAGAGAGATAAGAACACCTATTTGAGAGCTCGTAAGTGTCAGAAAGTTGTCCCCGAAGATGGGGACAAAGGCCCAGGTCAACCCAATCCCTATAGAGAAGCAGAGGCGGAAGAGGTAAACCCCCTTTATCCTCCCCCCTTCAAAGATCCGCTTGAGGGGCCAGGGAGAATGGGGCGAGGTTTGTCTCGCCCTCGTTCTCTCGGGAAGGAAGAAAAGGGTCAGGAAGAAACCGACCAAGCTGGCCAACCCCATGGTATAGAAACTGAACTTTACCCCCAAGAGATCCTTTACTATCCCGCCAAGGATAGGTCCCATAGCCAACCCCCCGAAGAAGAAGATGTTAAAGACCCCCATGTAGGACCCCTCCTTCCCTTTAGGGGTGATCTCCCCCATATAGGCTAGGGCGATGGGGATTACCAAGGCCGCTGCAACCCCCTGAAGCATCCTGGTGATGATTAACTGCTCTATATTCTTTGAGGCCACATAACCTAAGGAGGTGAGGGCAAAAAGGAGAAGGCCCATGGTGATGAAGACCTTCCTCCCCCTCTTGTCCGAGATCATCCCGATAAAGGGGAGGAGGACCGTCCGGGAGATAGAGAAGGAGGCGAAGACTAGGCCGATCAATAAGCCCTTAGCCCCGTAGTGTTGGGCATAGATGGGGAGCAGGGGGGCAACAATCCCCATCCCCAACATGGCGGCAAAGACCGCTAAAAAAAGGACAATGAATATCTGCCTATGCATCTAGAAAATCCCCTTTTAGGCCCAACACTATGTGGTCTTTCGTCCAGGGATGTCAGCCACCCCACACCTTAGAGGGCCTTACCACTCCTCAACAACAGGCTCTTCCCCCTTCAGGAGATCCCTGAAGATCTCCTTTGCCTCTTCTCTCAAGACCTTTAGCTCTTCAGAAAAGAAGAGATGACTGGGGCAACGGCAGTCACTGGAGCCAAATCCAGGAAAGGAACGGAAAATCTCCTTCAACCTATGGGCCAAGAGACATTCCAACCTCTCATCTGTCGGGGAATAGATCACCCCCTTCACCTTCCCCTCCATTAAGAGATAATCAATATGCCATCGTGCCCTCTTTACCCGGCGCAGGTAGCGGTTCAACCTGGCCTGCAACCCCCCCATGGCCGAGCCGACATAGGCGTAAAACCCCTGGGGGAACTCTATTTTCTCTAAGGCCCCTACCCTTATGCGGCAGGTCCGAGTTAACTCCACCAAGAGGATGTAGCCCCCCTTCAATTCCCTATCGATGCCGATCTTCATCTCGCAGATGACAAACCTTTAAGAAGGACTAACAGGGAAAGGAATTCCCTTTAATCGCTTGATCACCTTCATCTGCGCCTTGCGCAGGACGAAGTTACTCAGCAAAAAGTATCCTAGATGATTGCGCGGCCCGAGCAGGAGCCTCTTCAGGATGGAACGGGGGGCGCAACTATATTTCTGAGCCCAAAGGTATCCCTGTTGAAGTTGTTCAGGGGTCATCCCATTGGGCCAGAACACTACCCGGCTCATGTCGTAGTGTGACCAATCCCTGTCGAAGATCCTCCCCTCCCTGTTGAGACGCTCCCAAAGAGGAGTCCCCGGATAGGGGGTGAGGACCGAGTAGTTGGGTAGCTCTATCCTGTTTTGGTGGATGAATTCCACCGTGCGCTCGAAGACCCCGGGGTCATCATTGTCAAAGCCAAAGATGAAAGATCCTTGAATCCCGATTCCATGATCGTGGATCCTCTCGATAAGCCCCTGTAGGTCCTTTACCCCCCGAAATTTCCTCTTGGGCCCCTCCAAATTCTCCTTGTTTAAGGACTCAAATCCGATGAAGAGGGAGATGCAACCGCTCTGCTGGGCCCCCTTCAAGAGTTCCTCATCTTTGGCGATCTCTACAGTGGCAAACCCCATCCACCGCACTTTGAACCCCTTGAGGACCTCAAAGAGGCCTTTGGCGTGGGCCTTTTGGGCGGTGACGTTGTCATCCACGATAAAGATGTACTCCCCTTCCCTTTCCACAATGGCCTTCAACTCCCTCTCGATATCAGACAAGGGCCTGGTACGGTACTTGCGGCCAGCGATCACCGGCACCGCGCAGAACTCACAACGGTTAGGGCATCCCCTGGTAGTCTCAATGACCTTGAAGATGGGGCTATATCCTTTGCCCAAGAGGTCCCGTCTGGGGATGGAAAGCCCCTGAAGGTCATGAAGTCTCTCCCCGCGGTAGAAGGGCTGGAGTCTTCCCCCCTCCAGATCGGCGATCAGCCGGGACATAACTAACTCCGCCTCCCCCAGGGCCACAGAGTCGGCGTGTTCTTTAGCCTCCTCGGGCATAAAGGTGGCGTGCACCCCTCCTAATACCACCTTCACACCCCTGTCCCGAAACCTGTCGGCCACTTCATAGGCCCTTTTGGCCAGCGGGCTGAGGGTGGTGATCCCCACCAGGTCCACCTCCTCGTCAAAATCGATCTCTTCAAGGAATTCATTGACGATCTTTACCTCATACTCGGGGGGGAAGAGAGAGGCCAAGAGGGTGAGCCCCAACATGGGGAAGGGATAGGGGGTGTCGGTGGACATGTAGACGTCTTTTTGGCGGGGGTGGATCAGAAGGACCCGCTTCACCCTTACCCTCCCCAGGATATGTTGGACTCCCTAAGGGGGCGGTATCCTGGCTGGCGCCACTCGCGGCGGGTGGCGTTCTCCCAAACATATCTCATGATGAGCCGGTATGCCATCCTCTTGAAGGGGTTTCTGTTAAAGATGGCCCCCAGCAGGATTCGGGGTTGGGTGTAGTATTTGCGCAGATATTTCTGTTGCAGCCTCCATACCTCCTCCCTGCTCAGGTGCTTGGTGGGCATAATGGGGTGCATGAAGTCGTATTTACCGTACTCCCTCTCCTTGATAAGCCCCTTCTGCTCCATCTCCTGGTGGTAGCAGGTAGCGGGGAGGGGGGTGGTGATGGTGAGTACCAAGAAATCCCCCTGTCTTTTCACGAAGTCAAATACCTCCTGCAGGGTCTCCTCCGAATCATACCAATCACCGAACATCACATTGGTCATCACCATGATGCCGTTGCGTTTCAGGATGTCGATGGCCTCTTGGGCCATCTCCCTGTCCTGTCTCTTCTGATAGTGGCCAAGGACCTGAGGGTTGACGCTCTCCACCCCCAACATCACCTCATATAGGCCGAGCCGTTTGAATTCCGGCATGAGGTCGGCATCCCTGACGATATCCCTCACCCGCGACTGAAACCAGAAGTCCACCTTCATCCCCGAATGTCCCAGCTCTTGGAGGAATTCCTCCACCCGGGCCTTGCTCCAGTTGAAGCTGTTTTCGTTAAAGACAAAAAGGGACTTGCCGTACCTTTGGTTCAGATACCTCATCTCTTCCACCGCCATGGCCCCACTCCTGCCCCGCCAAACCCCTTCCCAGAACTTCGACTCAGAACAATAGGCACACCTGTCCCCGCAACCCCTACTGGTGGAGATGCCAAAGGCCCTTTTACCCATACCATGCCAGTAATAGGCGTCGGCTTCCATATCCAAGAGGTGGTAGGCCGGCATGGGGAGAGAATCGAGGTCCCGAATCAGGCCCCTTGGTCCTGTAAAGGCGATGGTTCCATCCCGGCGATAGGCCAGGCCAGGGATACCCTCTATCCCATTCCCCCCATCTCGCAAAAGGGAAGCGAGTTCGAAGAAGGTAACCTCCCCTTCTCCCATGACGATATAGTCCAACTCCCTCACCTCGCCCATGACCTCCTCTGCTAAAAGGCTAAAGTGCCCCCCACCGGCCACGACCACGGACTGGGGAGAGAGCCTTTTGGCGAGCCTAATGGCCTGCAGGGCCTCGGGCGAGAGACAGGTAGCCGAACAGGTCACCCCGATGAGTTGGGGTTTGGCAGTGGAGATCCTCCGGGCCATTTCCCCCCAGGGATCGGAGAAGGTGGTGCAGTCGAGGATCTCTACAGTGAACCCCCCCCTTTCTTGCAAGTAGGCTGCAATGCTCAATAAGCCAAAAGAGGGGGTCCACATCCTGAGCCCGGGGAAGAGCTTGTGTGGGGGGTCCACAAGAAAGATGTGCATCATTAAACTCCCAAATAGGCCATCATTTCCTCAAGCCTCTTCTTCACCTCTTGGGGTACTTGATAGAGCATGGTCCCCCGCAAGTCGGTGAGGACATGGGTGGTGCCTCCCTCGGCCAGGATCTCCCCATCTCGGATCACCTTGTAGTGGAACATCAACGTGGCTGTCTCACATCGCTGCATGGTGGTCTGGATGAGGATCTCGTCACCGAATTTGGCCGGGAGCTTAAATCTGCAACGTAGATCTACTACCGGGGCCATCAAACCCATCTCTTTCAGTTCCTCCGGGCCCAACCCGAAAAGGGATGCAAGCTCGTTTCTGCCCACCTCGAACCAGGAGATGTAATGACCATGCCACACTACCCGATAGGGATCTACCTCGCAGAAACGCACCCTCAATTTGGTCTCATATGACATCTCTCACCCCATAAGACACAGCCTTGACATCCCTATCTATCCAACGGATAAGCTTGGTGAGGGTATCGCTTGGTCCCACCTCTACAAAGTGAGTTACCCCCTGGGCAAGGAGAGATCTTACGCACCCCTCCCAGTCCACAGGTCTACACAGCTCCTCCACCAAGAACTCCCTGATCTC from Deltaproteobacteria bacterium encodes:
- a CDS encoding MFS transporter gives rise to the protein MHRQIFIVLFLAVFAAMLGMGIVAPLLPIYAQHYGAKGLLIGLVFASFSISRTVLLPFIGMISDKRGRKVFITMGLLLFALTSLGYVASKNIEQLIITRMLQGVAAALVIPIALAYMGEITPKGKEGSYMGVFNIFFFGGLAMGPILGGIVKDLLGVKFSFYTMGLASLVGFFLTLFFLPERTRARQTSPHSPWPLKRIFEGGRIKGVYLFRLCFSIGIGLTWAFVPIFGDNFLTLTSSQIGVLISLNVLIATLLQAPCGMLTDRFSKGGFVVIGGSLAAGAIFLMPLTRDFGEILFVNILLGVSGGISMPAVTALAVEEGKRIGGMGTLMSIFTMCHSIGMIIGPILAGAVAEIFNITLVFFIGALVGLMGVGGFALFLRRSPSV
- a CDS encoding B12-binding domain-containing radical SAM protein — translated: MKRVLLIHPRQKDVYMSTDTPYPFPMLGLTLLASLFPPEYEVKIVNEFLEEIDFDEEVDLVGITTLSPLAKRAYEVADRFRDRGVKVVLGGVHATFMPEEAKEHADSVALGEAELVMSRLIADLEGGRLQPFYRGERLHDLQGLSIPRRDLLGKGYSPIFKVIETTRGCPNRCEFCAVPVIAGRKYRTRPLSDIERELKAIVEREGEYIFIVDDNVTAQKAHAKGLFEVLKGFKVRWMGFATVEIAKDEELLKGAQQSGCISLFIGFESLNKENLEGPKRKFRGVKDLQGLIERIHDHGIGIQGSFIFGFDNDDPGVFERTVEFIHQNRIELPNYSVLTPYPGTPLWERLNREGRIFDRDWSHYDMSRVVFWPNGMTPEQLQQGYLWAQKYSCAPRSILKRLLLGPRNHLGYFLLSNFVLRKAQMKVIKRLKGIPFPVSPS
- a CDS encoding DUF3786 domain-containing protein; its protein translation is MMTEHVHFLHPSLWENLAQADPDDVCRRSGAQFDSSTNSYLLDFLLERYRIHPRNREFEPLTGPIPPGGPSIDLKVTLITYLLSAQEIPLAGKLVGGSNLRGGRIFFQGTHRFPVEPLVERYGRDPEGFLAQGLSLGATQEGFGDVGLRFAALPRVPVIMVLWAGDEEFPARLNVIFDACIDQHLPLDAIHGLVSEICHRIMGDKG
- a CDS encoding GIY-YIG nuclease family protein, with the protein product MKIGIDRELKGGYILLVELTRTCRIRVGALEKIEFPQGFYAYVGSAMGGLQARLNRYLRRVKRARWHIDYLLMEGKVKGVIYSPTDERLECLLAHRLKEIFRSFPGFGSSDCRCPSHLFFSEELKVLREEAKEIFRDLLKGEEPVVEEW
- a CDS encoding metallophosphoesterase, translating into MILFLFAFFLLYGALHLYIFLKIKGALVFGTVPSIFLIFFMGIMICAPVIVRISEKHGLDFSARLVSHIGYTWMGIAFLFFSFSVIFDLYRFFVYGGALIFHRDFSHLVPSPRFAFVAPLLVSTIIASYGYFEARDIRTETIIIKTSKIPKGIGKLTIVQLSDVHLGLIVRQARLKRILKEIKQANPAILVSTGDLVDGQIDSLPGLAELLKTINPKYGKFAITGNHEFYAGIDQALNFTEKAGFSVLRGEALTLDGLINIAGVDDPAGKIFGLFREVSEKELLSGLPREKFTLLLKHRPLVDKSALGLFDLQLSGHTHKGQIFPFSLITRLYFPADAGRFDLTNNSYLYVSRGAGTWGPPIRFLSPPEVTVIELVHNDRN
- a CDS encoding cobalamin-dependent protein (Presence of a B(12) (cobalamin)-binding domain implies dependence on cobalamin itself, in one of its several forms, or in some unusual lineages, dependence on a cobalamin-like analog.), with amino-acid sequence MMHIFLVDPPHKLFPGLRMWTPSFGLLSIAAYLQERGGFTVEILDCTTFSDPWGEMARRISTAKPQLIGVTCSATCLSPEALQAIRLAKRLSPQSVVVAGGGHFSLLAEEVMGEVRELDYIVMGEGEVTFFELASLLRDGGNGIEGIPGLAYRRDGTIAFTGPRGLIRDLDSLPMPAYHLLDMEADAYYWHGMGKRAFGISTSRGCGDRCAYCSESKFWEGVWRGRSGAMAVEEMRYLNQRYGKSLFVFNENSFNWSKARVEEFLQELGHSGMKVDFWFQSRVRDIVRDADLMPEFKRLGLYEVMLGVESVNPQVLGHYQKRQDREMAQEAIDILKRNGIMVMTNVMFGDWYDSEETLQEVFDFVKRQGDFLVLTITTPLPATCYHQEMEQKGLIKEREYGKYDFMHPIMPTKHLSREEVWRLQQKYLRKYYTQPRILLGAIFNRNPFKRMAYRLIMRYVWENATRREWRQPGYRPLRESNISWGG
- a CDS encoding acyl-CoA thioesterase, producing the protein MSYETKLRVRFCEVDPYRVVWHGHYISWFEVGRNELASLFGLGPEELKEMGLMAPVVDLRCRFKLPAKFGDEILIQTTMQRCETATLMFHYKVIRDGEILAEGGTTHVLTDLRGTMLYQVPQEVKKRLEEMMAYLGV
- a CDS encoding HD-GYP domain-containing protein, which encodes MEGKHKTKEQLINELVEMRQQIADLKELAAEHKRTEEALKHSLEKLRKAMGEIIQAMALTIEVRDPYTAGHQRRVANLACAIAKEMGLSEEQINGIHIAAVIHDIGKISIPAEILSKPDRLTKDEIAMVKAHPRAGYEIIRTIEFSWPVAQIVLQHHERIDGSGYPLGLKGEDILLEARILAVADVVEAMSFHRPYRPAFDIKKILEEISKNRGILYDTRAVDACLRLFVEQGFEFE
- a CDS encoding DUF4339 domain-containing protein, which produces MGSEWFYIRAGQSVGPVSPSELKQMAASGQLKPSDLVWKEGLPNWRKAASVKGLFPPGSQPARQVPPPLSSEAVDEEDALQVASTSVDTAKLAKAKQNHLYARQKLVECQTHLDLFEKPPADLAQDGLEFIEAALRVNPDSSDYWNTKGLLLADGLSKYEEALECLRRALSLEPDSILIKQNIQKIEALLPPTPSVTSTEGEDKVSETMHREGAEQQVDQSQGRKVGIALGLGIFFLPYVFAWFTLRKGHTRGARLLSFAWLVMVLLITNLSSCAPTGTQSYRTGSTVPTSSSTSSPPPSLTVSAPKIVSEYDSNEVAADRKYKGKTVEISRIVDRVGKDILGKKEGKR
- a CDS encoding amidohydrolase family protein, which gives rise to MMEIIDSHTHWGPSVTLGVNVTTEELLRQAQQSEVERIVIFPFPSQALADEGINEGLLEETKRIDRFIPYYYIPEDLRPIPKERGFYGGKWHWTRGVQDCSSNYRVLEDPKLDDFIEESEEIGLPIVFEEEMAFTEAFVKRTKSLKIIIPHMGMLGGSPLDFLQTFKGCENVYFDTSLASPDVILKFVQEIGPERVLFGSDIPFGTMKNELNKVLSLPIGDREKELILSKNIKRLTGLNQI